The Streptomyces sp. NBC_01244 genome contains a region encoding:
- a CDS encoding phosphatase PAP2 family protein: MAGLTTGGPNVDVSLLYEINGLAGRAPGWLDRTVAVLGEYGIPLALVLLVLWCWRGARRQDEPAAVESFAALVWAPLAAGAALLLNVPLREFVGRPRPAAQHGEVEVLDSGTGIGQSAFSFVSDHATLAMALGVGLFVAHRRLGFIGIGLALLEGFTRVYMGLHYPTDVIGGLALGTAVVLLLAPLAMALLTPAVRAVARSPRLGVLVRSRDRVVARPVDLAATPPAGRGHESDLAA; encoded by the coding sequence ATGGCTGGACTCACAACAGGTGGGCCGAACGTGGATGTAAGCCTGCTGTACGAGATCAACGGACTGGCGGGGCGAGCCCCGGGCTGGCTGGACCGCACGGTCGCGGTCCTCGGCGAGTACGGGATCCCGCTGGCCCTCGTGCTCCTGGTGCTGTGGTGCTGGCGCGGAGCGCGCCGGCAGGACGAGCCCGCCGCCGTCGAGTCCTTCGCGGCGCTCGTGTGGGCCCCGCTCGCCGCCGGGGCCGCGCTGCTCCTGAACGTTCCGCTGCGGGAGTTCGTGGGCCGGCCGCGGCCGGCCGCGCAGCACGGCGAGGTCGAGGTGCTGGACAGCGGCACCGGGATCGGCCAGAGCGCCTTCTCCTTCGTCAGCGACCACGCGACGCTCGCGATGGCGCTCGGCGTCGGCCTGTTCGTCGCCCACCGCAGGCTCGGCTTCATCGGGATCGGGCTGGCCCTGCTGGAGGGGTTCACCCGGGTCTACATGGGCCTGCACTATCCGACCGACGTCATCGGCGGGCTCGCCCTGGGCACCGCGGTGGTGCTGCTGCTCGCGCCGCTCGCGATGGCGCTGCTGACCCCGGCGGTGCGGGCGGTGGCCCGGTCCCCGCGGCTCGGCGTACTGGTCCGGTCGCGCGACCGCGTGGTGGCCCGGCCGGTGGACCTCGCGGCGACGCCGCCGGCGGGGCGCGGACACGAGAGCGACCTCGCCGCCTGA
- a CDS encoding C40 family peptidase, translated as MRRLWVVGGISFGACLCFLALLVVGTYSAAAGIATGAGGRAGGLAKGAVPGKYQPLVQKWGNLCPTLSPALLAAQLYSESGWNPGAVSPADARGIAQFIPGTWATHGIDGDGDGDRDIWDPNDAIPSAASYDCELARYVSKVPGDPVKNMLAAYNAGPGAVKQYGGVPPYRETEGYVKTITNLAKSFEAPVGRVAPSQQAAGAIYFAQKQLGTPYLWGGNGTPEQGGRFDCSGLTKAAYESVGIDLPRVANDQYNAGPHPSRAELLPGDLVFFSDDLTNSREIRHVGLYVGGGYMINAPFTGAVIRFDKIDTPDYFGATRVTKDGAEALPRREGVGNTA; from the coding sequence GTGCGCAGACTCTGGGTGGTCGGTGGAATCAGCTTCGGGGCGTGCCTGTGCTTTCTCGCCCTGCTCGTGGTCGGTACGTACTCGGCGGCCGCGGGCATCGCGACCGGCGCGGGCGGGCGGGCCGGCGGGCTCGCGAAGGGGGCCGTCCCGGGGAAGTACCAGCCCCTCGTGCAGAAGTGGGGCAACCTCTGCCCGACGCTCTCCCCGGCGTTGCTGGCCGCCCAGCTCTACTCGGAGAGCGGCTGGAACCCGGGCGCGGTGAGTCCGGCCGACGCGCGGGGCATCGCGCAGTTCATCCCGGGGACGTGGGCGACGCACGGTATCGACGGGGACGGTGACGGGGACCGTGACATCTGGGACCCGAACGACGCGATCCCGTCGGCGGCTTCGTACGACTGCGAGCTGGCGCGCTACGTGTCCAAGGTGCCCGGAGATCCGGTGAAGAACATGCTGGCCGCCTACAACGCGGGTCCCGGCGCGGTGAAGCAGTACGGGGGCGTCCCGCCGTACCGGGAGACCGAGGGGTACGTGAAGACCATCACGAACCTCGCCAAGAGCTTCGAGGCCCCCGTCGGGCGGGTCGCGCCCTCCCAGCAGGCCGCCGGGGCGATCTACTTCGCGCAGAAGCAGCTGGGGACCCCGTACCTGTGGGGCGGGAACGGGACGCCGGAGCAGGGCGGGCGGTTCGACTGCTCGGGGCTGACCAAGGCCGCGTACGAGTCGGTGGGGATCGACCTGCCGCGCGTGGCCAATGACCAGTACAACGCCGGTCCGCATCCCTCGCGCGCGGAACTGCTGCCGGGGGACCTGGTGTTCTTCTCCGACGATCTGACGAACTCCCGGGAGATCCGGCACGTCGGGCTCTACGTCGGCGGCGGCTACATGATCAACGCACCGTTCACCGGAGCCGTGATCCGTTTCGACAAGATCGACACACCCGACTACTTCGGCGCGACGCGCGTGACGAAGGACGGGGCGGAGGCGCTGCCGCGGCGCGAGGGCGTCGGCAACACAGCGTGA
- a CDS encoding thioesterase family protein, translated as MGAESGVSEVSGVSEVSGVEGFYERVDAGRFLASGYTRGPWDPGSQHAGPPAALLGRAIEERPGGRDDMRIARITYEILRPVPIGPLEVTTSVLRAGRGTEVVEAALAPAGAAPVMLARALRIRVAGESVPSVVPGPELPPPGEVGLTPFFPVPWEKGYHSAMETRFTRGAFVELGPGTCWMRMKVPLVAGEEPRPLDRVLVAADSGNGISSVVDFGRYLFVNGDLTVHLHRHPAGEWVCVEARTSVDAAGIGLADARLHDEKGPIGRSAQSLFVAPRG; from the coding sequence ATGGGTGCCGAGAGTGGTGTCAGCGAAGTCAGCGGTGTCAGCGAAGTCAGCGGTGTAGAGGGGTTCTACGAGCGGGTCGACGCGGGGCGTTTCCTGGCGAGCGGCTACACCCGCGGCCCGTGGGATCCCGGCTCGCAGCACGCCGGACCGCCGGCCGCGCTGCTGGGGCGGGCGATCGAGGAGCGGCCGGGCGGGCGGGACGACATGCGGATCGCCCGGATCACCTACGAGATCCTGCGCCCGGTGCCGATCGGCCCGCTGGAGGTGACGACCAGCGTGCTGCGGGCCGGCCGCGGCACCGAGGTGGTCGAGGCGGCGCTCGCCCCCGCCGGGGCGGCGCCCGTGATGCTGGCGCGGGCGCTGCGGATCCGGGTGGCGGGGGAGTCCGTGCCGTCCGTCGTGCCCGGGCCGGAGCTGCCGCCGCCCGGGGAGGTGGGGCTCACGCCGTTCTTCCCGGTGCCGTGGGAGAAGGGCTACCACTCGGCGATGGAGACCCGTTTCACGCGGGGCGCGTTCGTCGAACTCGGGCCCGGGACCTGCTGGATGCGGATGAAGGTGCCGCTCGTGGCCGGGGAGGAGCCGCGGCCTCTGGACCGGGTCCTGGTCGCGGCGGATTCGGGGAACGGCATCAGTTCCGTCGTGGACTTCGGGCGGTACCTCTTCGTCAACGGCGACCTCACCGTGCACCTGCACCGCCATCCGGCCGGTGAATGGGTGTGCGTGGAGGCCCGTACGAGCGTGGACGCGGCGGGCATCGGACTGGCGGACGCACGGCTGCACGACGAGAAGGGGCCGATCGGGCGGAGCGCGCAGAGTCTGTTCGTTGCGCCGAGGGGGTAG
- a CDS encoding LysE family translocator, which translates to MTEVIAVAVITFLAVISPGADFAMVVRNSYLYGRPTGLFAAAGVAAGVLVHVSYTMLGVGLLIASSAELFTVIKLAGAAYLVWIGIRTFRARTEVAVDLEEKGGLTPFGALRSGFLTNVLNPKTTLFVVSTFTQVVGPGTPVWQQAGYGLFMSAAHLGWFGAVALFFSNSRLRDRMLKAQKALNRAIGSVLVGLGVGLGFAR; encoded by the coding sequence ATGACCGAAGTGATCGCAGTAGCCGTCATCACCTTCCTCGCCGTCATCAGTCCCGGCGCGGATTTCGCCATGGTCGTCCGCAACAGCTACCTCTACGGGCGGCCCACCGGGCTGTTCGCGGCCGCCGGGGTCGCGGCCGGGGTACTGGTGCACGTCTCCTACACGATGCTCGGGGTCGGTCTGCTGATCGCCTCCTCCGCCGAACTGTTCACGGTGATCAAGCTCGCGGGCGCCGCGTACCTGGTGTGGATCGGGATACGGACCTTCCGGGCGCGCACCGAGGTGGCCGTGGATCTGGAGGAGAAGGGCGGGTTGACGCCGTTCGGGGCGCTCAGGAGCGGGTTCCTGACCAACGTGCTCAACCCCAAGACCACGCTGTTCGTCGTGTCCACCTTCACGCAGGTGGTCGGGCCGGGTACGCCGGTGTGGCAGCAGGCCGGGTACGGGCTGTTCATGTCGGCGGCGCACCTGGGGTGGTTCGGGGCCGTCGCGCTGTTCTTCTCCAACTCCCGGCTGCGCGACCGGATGCTGAAGGCGCAGAAGGCGCTGAACCGGGCCATCGGCTCGGTCCTGGTGGGGCTCGGGGTGGGGCTGGGCTTCGCCCGCTGA
- a CDS encoding pentapeptide repeat-containing protein, whose product MPKPPATGPAPAAPAPLPLLQADCTQCFALCCVALPFSKSTDFAVNKPAGTPCKNLRQDFRCGIHTGLRDQGFQGCTVFDCFGAGQQVSQVTFGGRDWRSHPATAGPMFEVFPVMRSLHELLFYLAEALTLPAARPIHAQLRTALADTTRWTAATPEALAEFDITPLRQEVNTLLLKTSELVRAKVAGRKKNHRGADLMGARLPGADLRGANLRGAYLIAADLSGADLRTADLIGADFRDTDLRDADLTGALFLTQPQLNAARGNASTRIPPSLTRPAHWLP is encoded by the coding sequence GTGCCCAAGCCTCCCGCCACCGGCCCCGCCCCTGCCGCCCCCGCCCCGCTCCCCCTCCTGCAAGCGGACTGCACCCAGTGCTTCGCGCTCTGCTGCGTGGCGCTGCCCTTCTCCAAGTCCACCGACTTCGCCGTGAACAAGCCCGCCGGCACCCCCTGCAAGAACCTCCGGCAGGACTTCCGCTGCGGCATCCACACCGGGCTGCGCGACCAGGGCTTCCAGGGCTGCACCGTCTTCGACTGCTTCGGCGCCGGCCAGCAGGTCTCCCAGGTCACCTTCGGCGGCCGCGACTGGCGCTCCCACCCCGCAACCGCCGGCCCGATGTTCGAGGTCTTCCCGGTGATGCGGAGCCTGCACGAGCTGCTCTTCTACCTCGCCGAGGCCCTCACCCTCCCCGCCGCCCGCCCGATTCACGCACAGCTGCGCACCGCCCTGGCCGACACCACCCGGTGGACCGCGGCGACCCCGGAGGCCCTCGCGGAGTTCGACATCACCCCGCTGCGCCAGGAGGTGAACACCCTGCTCCTCAAGACCAGCGAGCTCGTACGGGCCAAGGTCGCGGGCCGCAAGAAGAACCACCGCGGCGCCGACCTGATGGGCGCCCGCCTCCCCGGCGCCGACCTGCGCGGGGCCAACCTCCGCGGCGCCTACCTGATCGCCGCCGACCTCAGCGGCGCCGACCTGCGCACGGCCGACCTGATCGGCGCGGACTTCCGCGACACCGACCTGCGCGACGCAGACCTCACGGGCGCCCTCTTCCTCACGCAGCCCCAGCTGAACGCGGCCCGGGGCAACGCCTCGACCCGCATCCCGCCCTCCCTCACCCGCCCCGCGCACTGGCTCCCGTAG
- a CDS encoding SCO6880 family protein, whose protein sequence is MTTQSHQLHPVTPRRTYLIGRARPNAIVGKNRETGEIALIIVGAFLGMMSGLLVPSLTLRIVSLAGFPMLALAAVYVPYRGRTFYRWFEINRSFKRTLRRGTTFRSGAMEAGIRAGDGREVEVGPPPGIGRINWLAAPFGPDEIAVLLHADRRTVTAAIEIEGPGVGLRDSEDQEALVDRFGTLLKHVANGDGFVTRLQMLVRTLPADPEAHDKDVAARGDTHAPVWLRDSYDQLQSMVSTSSEQHRAYLVACIHFTRELAAEAHTIARAAAPYKGRKVDRDAGLAIVMARELTDICARLAEADIRVRQPLGQGRLSSLVHSMYDPDHPIDHIQAMTKRNAWPAELDAVEPTYLQAKTRESSTRAPWCHATAWVKEWPMTPVGVNFLAPLLVHTPDVIRTVAVTMDLEPTEIAIERMLTEKTNDEADASRAAKMNRTVDPRDIAAHGRLDQRGEDLASGAAGVNLVGYITVSSRSPEALARDKRTIRASAGKSYLKLEWCDREHHRAFVNTLPFATGIRR, encoded by the coding sequence GTGACGACCCAGTCCCACCAGCTCCACCCGGTCACGCCCCGCCGCACGTATCTCATCGGCCGCGCCCGGCCGAACGCGATCGTCGGCAAGAACCGCGAGACCGGCGAGATCGCCCTGATCATCGTCGGCGCGTTCCTCGGCATGATGAGCGGACTGCTCGTCCCCTCCCTCACCCTGCGCATCGTCTCCCTCGCCGGCTTCCCGATGCTCGCGCTCGCCGCCGTCTACGTCCCCTACCGCGGCCGCACCTTCTACCGCTGGTTCGAGATCAACCGCAGCTTCAAGCGCACCCTGCGCCGCGGCACGACGTTCCGCTCCGGCGCCATGGAAGCGGGGATCCGCGCCGGCGACGGCCGCGAGGTCGAGGTGGGCCCGCCCCCCGGCATCGGCCGCATCAACTGGCTCGCCGCCCCCTTCGGCCCCGACGAGATCGCCGTCCTGCTCCACGCGGACCGCAGAACCGTCACCGCCGCCATCGAGATCGAGGGCCCCGGCGTGGGCCTGCGCGACAGCGAGGACCAAGAGGCCCTCGTGGACCGCTTCGGCACCCTCCTCAAGCACGTGGCCAACGGCGACGGCTTCGTCACCCGCCTCCAGATGCTCGTACGCACCCTGCCCGCCGACCCGGAGGCCCACGACAAGGACGTCGCCGCCCGCGGCGACACCCACGCCCCCGTCTGGCTGCGCGATTCCTACGACCAGCTCCAGTCGATGGTGTCGACCTCCTCCGAGCAGCACCGCGCGTACCTCGTCGCCTGCATCCACTTCACCCGCGAGCTGGCCGCCGAGGCCCACACCATCGCCCGCGCGGCCGCCCCGTACAAGGGCCGCAAGGTCGACCGCGACGCCGGTCTCGCCATCGTCATGGCCCGCGAGCTCACCGACATCTGCGCCCGCCTCGCCGAGGCCGACATCCGCGTCCGCCAGCCCCTGGGCCAGGGCCGCCTCTCCTCCCTCGTGCACTCCATGTACGACCCGGACCACCCCATCGACCACATCCAGGCCATGACCAAGCGCAACGCCTGGCCCGCCGAACTCGACGCGGTGGAGCCCACGTACCTCCAGGCCAAGACCCGCGAGTCCTCCACCCGCGCCCCCTGGTGCCACGCCACCGCCTGGGTGAAGGAATGGCCGATGACCCCGGTCGGCGTGAACTTCCTCGCCCCGCTCCTCGTCCACACCCCCGACGTCATCCGCACGGTCGCCGTCACCATGGACCTGGAGCCCACCGAGATCGCCATCGAGCGCATGCTCACGGAGAAGACGAACGACGAGGCCGACGCCAGCCGCGCCGCCAAGATGAACCGCACCGTCGACCCGCGGGACATCGCCGCGCACGGCCGGCTCGACCAGCGCGGCGAAGACCTCGCGAGCGGCGCCGCCGGGGTCAACCTGGTCGGGTACATCACGGTCTCCTCCCGCTCCCCCGAAGCCCTCGCCCGCGACAAGCGCACCATCCGCGCCTCGGCGGGCAAGTCCTACCTGAAGCTCGAATGGTGTGACCGCGAGCACCACCGCGCCTTCGTCAACACCTTGCCGTTCGCCACCGGCATCCGACGCTAG
- a CDS encoding ATP-binding protein, which yields MRDPMSALTDAFTSFLFGKVETTRLPVRTSTGQAQAVYLPTAAPGLGDSGVIIGREVYSGKGYIYDPFQLYGQQLPAPHWLVLGESGNGKSALEKTYVLRQLRFRDRQVVVLDAQGEDGVGEWNLIAQQLGITPIRLDPIAANDDGIRLNPLDPAITATGQLALLRTIIEVAMGHGLDERSGFALKVAHAYVVETITDRQPVLMDIVEQLRHPEPESALSMNVAIDDVRAWGLDVALVIDRLVDGDLRGMFDGPTTVGIDLDAPLIVFDLSHIDRNSIAMPILMAIVGVWLEHTWIRPDRKKRIFLVEEAWHIINSPFVAQLFQRLLKFGRRLGLSFVAVVHHLSDVVDGAAAREAAAILKMASTRTIYAQKADEARATGRVLGLPRWAVEIIPTLTPGIAVWDVNGNVQVVKHLITEAERPLVFTDRAMTESSVQHRLPDDLLAAELETEERALLMERHRNAGGSATTVA from the coding sequence ATGCGAGATCCCATGTCCGCCCTGACGGACGCCTTCACCAGCTTCCTCTTCGGCAAGGTCGAAACCACCAGACTCCCCGTCCGCACGTCCACGGGCCAGGCGCAAGCGGTCTACCTCCCCACCGCCGCCCCCGGACTCGGCGACTCCGGCGTCATCATCGGCCGTGAGGTCTACAGCGGCAAGGGCTACATCTACGACCCCTTCCAGCTCTACGGCCAGCAACTGCCCGCCCCCCACTGGCTGGTCCTGGGCGAGTCGGGCAACGGCAAATCAGCCCTGGAAAAGACCTACGTCCTACGCCAGCTCCGCTTCCGGGACCGCCAGGTCGTCGTCCTGGACGCCCAGGGCGAGGACGGCGTCGGCGAATGGAACCTCATCGCCCAGCAGCTGGGAATAACCCCCATCCGCCTGGACCCCATCGCCGCGAACGACGACGGGATCCGCCTCAACCCCCTCGACCCGGCGATCACCGCGACCGGGCAGCTCGCGCTGCTCCGCACGATCATCGAAGTCGCCATGGGCCACGGCCTGGACGAACGCTCCGGCTTCGCCCTCAAGGTCGCGCACGCCTACGTGGTGGAAACCATCACGGACCGCCAACCGGTCCTGATGGACATCGTGGAACAACTGCGCCACCCGGAACCCGAGTCGGCGCTCTCTATGAACGTGGCCATAGACGACGTCCGCGCCTGGGGCCTGGACGTCGCGCTCGTCATCGACCGCCTGGTCGACGGCGACCTGCGCGGCATGTTCGACGGCCCGACCACGGTCGGCATCGACCTCGACGCCCCGCTCATCGTCTTCGACCTATCCCACATCGACCGCAACTCCATCGCCATGCCGATCCTGATGGCGATCGTCGGCGTATGGCTGGAACACACCTGGATCCGCCCGGACCGCAAGAAGCGCATCTTCCTGGTCGAAGAGGCCTGGCACATCATCAACAGCCCCTTCGTGGCCCAGCTGTTCCAGCGCCTCCTCAAGTTCGGCCGGCGCCTGGGCCTGTCCTTCGTCGCAGTCGTCCACCACCTCTCGGACGTAGTGGACGGCGCGGCGGCACGCGAAGCGGCGGCGATCCTCAAAATGGCCTCGACCCGCACGATCTACGCCCAAAAAGCGGACGAGGCCCGCGCCACGGGCCGGGTCCTGGGCCTCCCCCGCTGGGCGGTGGAAATCATCCCGACCCTGACCCCCGGCATCGCGGTCTGGGACGTGAACGGCAACGTCCAGGTCGTCAAACACCTGATCACGGAAGCCGAACGCCCCCTGGTCTTCACCGACCGCGCCATGACCGAATCCTCGGTCCAGCACCGCCTGCCCGACGACCTCCTCGCCGCCGAACTGGAGACGGAGGAGCGCGCACTCCTGATGGAACGCCACCGCAACGCCGGCGGCTCGGCGACCACGGTGGCCTGA
- a CDS encoding type VI secretion protein, whose product MPNSTDQRPQGGIPDGLLVGLLAFLLGLAVLTWTSTGLAALFAKGAWPGKVTFTRTPTAVRSLIAQPQNIQAAWPDTPPETLSNWGLFWGLFISQLLIFLVLAIFTLGTIARTKSRRRLAGQSGQSGQSGQSGQSGQSGQSGQSGQSGQQAHTPPPSSPIPAPATAQPPSAPPASQPLPAPPAFEARGPGGWPPATAPHPPTAPTKPHPDAGPVSPSPASQPFSASPAFEAQGSGGWPPATAPHPSTVPIPTKPHPIPAPSASASQPLSAPPAFEARGPGGRAPGNGAAPTDEAYRYGFGYAPSPAMVPSATPPQSHRLAYAPPEARTTAAAAAIAAAPGPLLVITSSPTLWSDTKDARSKLGPVLLYDPSHLCDTPARIHWSPTEGCADRATAAARAIALLAPVRPQARMDSALADTAETLLRSWLQAAALDNRPFKQLHRWAQGTNAQDPVRILRTHPQAATAAPGAAGELESALTAHPERREQAQHLTARALTALSSIHIRESCTPNRTDSLALASFVSEGGTLYVVGEPLEDPRAHPGAMPLLTALASSVVEHGRRMAARSSDGRLDPPLTLVFEDVAAVAPIPQLPQLLQDTTLPLLALCRSREQARSRWPEADLPVAAR is encoded by the coding sequence ATGCCCAACAGCACGGACCAGCGCCCCCAGGGCGGCATCCCCGACGGACTCCTCGTAGGCCTCCTGGCCTTCCTCCTGGGCCTGGCCGTCCTCACCTGGACGTCCACCGGCCTGGCCGCCCTTTTCGCGAAGGGCGCCTGGCCGGGCAAGGTCACCTTCACCCGCACCCCGACCGCGGTCCGCTCGCTGATAGCTCAACCCCAGAACATCCAGGCCGCCTGGCCGGACACACCCCCCGAGACCCTCTCCAACTGGGGCCTCTTCTGGGGCCTGTTCATTAGCCAGCTCCTGATCTTCCTGGTCCTGGCGATCTTCACCCTGGGCACCATCGCCCGCACAAAATCCCGCCGCCGACTGGCGGGCCAGTCAGGCCAGTCGGGCCAGTCGGGCCAGTCGGGCCAGTCGGGCCAGTCGGGCCAGTCGGGCCAGTCGGGCCAGTCGGGCCAGCAAGCTCACACTCCCCCGCCGAGTTCCCCTATCCCAGCCCCTGCAACGGCGCAGCCCCCCTCAGCCCCACCGGCGTCGCAGCCATTGCCAGCCCCACCGGCGTTTGAGGCGCGGGGGCCCGGGGGCTGGCCCCCGGCAACGGCCCCGCACCCGCCCACGGCCCCCACCAAACCCCACCCGGATGCCGGGCCGGTCTCACCCTCCCCGGCATCGCAGCCATTCTCAGCCTCGCCGGCGTTTGAGGCACAGGGGTCCGGGGGCTGGCCCCCGGCAACGGCCCCGCACCCCTCCACGGTCCCCATCCCCACCAAGCCCCACCCCATCCCCGCCCCGTCGGCGTCGGCTTCGCAGCCGCTCTCAGCCCCGCCGGCGTTTGAGGCACGGGGGCCCGGGGGCAGAGCCCCCGGCAACGGCGCCGCACCCACGGACGAGGCGTACCGCTACGGCTTCGGCTACGCCCCAAGCCCGGCCATGGTGCCGTCCGCGACCCCACCCCAAAGCCACCGCCTGGCCTACGCCCCACCCGAGGCCCGAACCACGGCCGCCGCAGCGGCCATCGCAGCCGCCCCCGGCCCCCTCCTCGTGATCACGTCCTCCCCCACCCTCTGGTCGGACACGAAGGACGCCCGCTCCAAACTGGGCCCCGTCCTCCTCTACGACCCCTCCCACCTGTGCGACACCCCGGCCCGCATCCACTGGAGCCCCACGGAAGGCTGCGCGGACCGCGCCACCGCCGCCGCCCGCGCCATCGCGCTCCTCGCGCCGGTCCGCCCCCAGGCCCGCATGGACTCCGCGCTCGCGGACACCGCGGAAACGCTCCTGCGCAGTTGGCTCCAGGCCGCCGCCCTGGACAACCGCCCCTTCAAGCAGCTGCACCGCTGGGCCCAGGGCACCAACGCCCAAGACCCGGTCCGCATCCTCCGCACCCACCCCCAGGCGGCAACAGCCGCCCCCGGCGCGGCCGGCGAGCTGGAGAGCGCCCTCACCGCCCACCCCGAGCGCCGCGAGCAGGCCCAACACCTGACGGCCCGCGCCCTGACGGCCCTCTCCTCGATCCACATCCGGGAATCCTGCACCCCGAACCGAACCGATTCCCTCGCCCTCGCATCGTTCGTCTCCGAAGGGGGCACCCTCTACGTGGTGGGCGAACCCCTGGAAGACCCTCGTGCCCACCCGGGTGCGATGCCGCTGCTGACCGCACTCGCCTCGAGCGTGGTCGAGCACGGCCGCCGCATGGCCGCACGGTCATCCGACGGTCGGCTCGACCCACCACTGACCCTGGTCTTCGAGGACGTCGCCGCCGTAGCCCCGATCCCCCAACTGCCGCAGCTGCTCCAGGACACGACGCTCCCGCTCCTCGCCCTGTGCCGCAGCCGCGAACAGGCCCGCTCCCGCTGGCCGGAGGCGGACCTGCCCGTGGCAGCCCGCTAA
- a CDS encoding GNAT family N-acetyltransferase — translation MNEYVIRPVRAEEWDKVKELRIAALRDPAAPVAFLETLEQGEGKSDEFWQERAAGGAVGRGIRQFVAEGPDGVWAGTVSVLVEEAGTTDIFDGEIEQAQAHLVGVFVRPGQRGTGLTEKLFAAALEWAWELEEPALVRVRLFVHEENARAGAFYRRFGFVPSGKVVPMPTDPSAKELEYVFPRPA, via the coding sequence ATGAACGAGTACGTGATACGTCCTGTACGGGCTGAAGAGTGGGACAAGGTGAAGGAGCTGCGGATCGCGGCTCTGCGGGATCCGGCCGCGCCGGTTGCCTTCCTGGAGACCCTTGAACAGGGCGAGGGAAAGAGCGACGAGTTCTGGCAGGAGCGGGCCGCCGGGGGCGCTGTGGGGCGGGGTATTCGGCAGTTCGTGGCCGAGGGACCCGATGGGGTGTGGGCCGGGACGGTGAGCGTTCTTGTCGAGGAGGCCGGCACGACCGACATCTTCGACGGGGAGATCGAGCAGGCCCAGGCGCATCTCGTGGGCGTGTTCGTCCGGCCCGGGCAGCGGGGGACCGGGCTGACCGAGAAGCTGTTCGCGGCCGCGCTGGAGTGGGCCTGGGAGCTGGAGGAGCCGGCGCTGGTGCGCGTACGGCTCTTCGTGCACGAGGAGAACGCGCGGGCCGGGGCGTTCTACCGGCGGTTCGGGTTCGTGCCCAGCGGGAAGGTCGTGCCGATGCCGACCGACCCGTCCGCGAAGGAGCTGGAGTACGTGTTCCCGCGGCCCGCTTAG
- a CDS encoding AAA family ATPase, which translates to MRDNSFVILTGLPASGKSTVARGLAAELDLPVIDKDVILESLYDSLGVGDHAWRHRLSRAADDILFSLAADARRAVLVNWWHRDTAPGRLRQLDAHLIEVFCDCHTTLVAERFRTRKRHPGHLDQNLTTEQLHARVTAWASRPGPLGLGGPVRTLDTSRPVDTGALAGELRALLRRTPPPPHSAATTSSARGDGQSAIVAAERTG; encoded by the coding sequence GTGCGCGACAACTCCTTCGTGATCCTTACCGGCCTGCCGGCCAGCGGGAAGAGCACGGTGGCCCGCGGGCTCGCCGCGGAACTGGACCTCCCCGTCATCGACAAGGACGTGATCCTCGAGTCGCTCTACGACTCCCTCGGCGTAGGCGATCACGCCTGGCGCCACCGGCTGAGCAGGGCCGCCGACGACATCCTGTTCTCTCTCGCTGCCGACGCCCGGCGAGCCGTGCTCGTGAACTGGTGGCACCGCGACACCGCCCCCGGCCGGCTCCGACAGCTCGACGCCCACCTGATCGAGGTGTTCTGCGACTGCCACACCACCCTCGTCGCCGAACGCTTCCGCACCCGCAAGCGTCACCCAGGCCACCTCGACCAGAACCTCACCACCGAACAACTCCACGCACGCGTCACTGCGTGGGCATCCCGCCCCGGCCCACTCGGCCTGGGCGGCCCCGTCCGAACCCTCGACACCAGCCGCCCAGTCGACACCGGCGCCCTGGCAGGAGAGCTCCGCGCATTGCTTCGGAGAACTCCCCCACCCCCTCATAGCGCCGCAACCACCTCTAGCGCGCGAGGTGACGGGCAGAGCGCGATAGTCGCCGCCGAACGGACCGGCTGA